Proteins from one uncultured Anaeromusa sp. genomic window:
- the ilvA gene encoding threonine ammonia-lyase — protein MSGSLEERKAVLTLPEVYTAARRLKGVIHRTLLDHSHTFSSITGCETYLKLENLQKTGSFKIRGAYNKIQTLTPEERACGVIAASAGNHAQGVAYAAAQAGIPSVIVMPEHAPLAKVVATKGYGAEVVLAGATYDESYEHACRLQRERGLVFVHAFNDPCVMAGQGTIGLEILEDLQDLEAIVVPVGGGGLISGIALAVKQVAPHVKVYGVQAAGAPAMHLSKRAGCYQTTDCAVTIADGIAVKQPGDLTYDIVQKYVDDVVIVEDEEIAETILLLLERSKLMVEGAGATSLAALLFQKLSCKGKVAAVLSGGNIDVNFISQIIEHGLVKSGRRVKILTRIADRPGELSRLLDRIAQLHGNVMQVFHDRAERCLPLGQAVVEISLETRDEAHCQSILEDLTARGYEVERD, from the coding sequence ATGAGCGGAAGCCTTGAAGAAAGAAAAGCGGTGTTGACGCTGCCGGAAGTCTATACGGCTGCCAGACGTCTTAAAGGCGTCATTCACCGGACATTGCTGGACCATAGTCATACTTTCAGTTCCATTACAGGCTGCGAAACGTATTTGAAACTGGAAAACCTCCAGAAAACGGGCTCTTTTAAAATTCGCGGCGCTTATAATAAAATTCAGACTCTCACTCCAGAGGAACGCGCTTGCGGCGTGATTGCGGCTTCCGCCGGCAATCATGCGCAGGGGGTAGCCTATGCGGCGGCTCAGGCCGGTATTCCATCAGTCATTGTCATGCCGGAGCATGCACCATTAGCAAAAGTGGTAGCGACTAAAGGCTATGGCGCGGAAGTCGTGTTGGCTGGAGCCACCTATGACGAATCCTATGAGCATGCTTGCCGCCTGCAGAGAGAGCGCGGGCTGGTATTTGTGCATGCGTTCAATGATCCTTGCGTGATGGCTGGGCAGGGCACGATCGGTCTGGAAATCCTGGAGGATTTGCAGGACTTGGAGGCTATTGTGGTGCCTGTGGGCGGCGGCGGGCTTATTTCCGGCATCGCCCTGGCCGTGAAGCAGGTGGCGCCTCATGTCAAGGTGTATGGCGTCCAGGCCGCTGGCGCGCCGGCTATGCATTTGTCGAAAAGGGCCGGCTGCTATCAGACTACCGATTGTGCTGTAACTATTGCTGACGGTATTGCCGTGAAGCAGCCAGGCGATTTAACCTATGATATTGTTCAAAAGTATGTAGACGATGTGGTTATCGTAGAAGACGAAGAGATTGCGGAAACAATTTTACTGTTGCTGGAGCGCTCCAAGTTGATGGTGGAAGGCGCCGGGGCCACTTCGTTAGCCGCGCTGCTGTTTCAGAAGCTGTCCTGCAAAGGCAAGGTTGCTGCTGTCCTTTCCGGCGGCAATATTGATGTGAACTTTATTTCTCAGATCATTGAGCATGGTCTCGTTAAGTCGGGAAGGCGAGTGAAAATTTTGACTCGTATTGCTGATCGGCCAGGAGAGCTGAGCCGTTTGCTGGATCGCATTGCGCAGCTGCATGGTAATGTCATGCAGGTATTTCATGATCGTGCCGAGCGCTGTCTGCCTTTAGGACAAGCGGTGGTGGAGATCAGCTTAGAAACAAGAGATGAAGCGCACTGCCAAAGTATTTTGGAAGATTTAACCGCACGGGGTTATGAAGTAGAGCGGGATTGA
- a CDS encoding RidA family protein encodes MKQVVFTSQAPAAIGPYSQAIRAGEWLFLSGQIPVDPATGEVAGTDVRTQARQVLKNIQAVLAEAGTTVQAVVKTTVFLKDLQDFQAFNEEYAKVFASEAPARSCVEIARLPKDVLVEIEAIAFVKP; translated from the coding sequence ATGAAACAAGTTGTATTTACCTCACAAGCGCCCGCGGCGATTGGACCCTATTCTCAGGCAATTCGCGCCGGAGAGTGGCTGTTTTTGTCTGGACAGATTCCGGTGGACCCGGCAACAGGCGAAGTTGCGGGAACCGATGTGCGAACACAGGCCCGCCAAGTTTTGAAGAATATACAGGCTGTTTTAGCGGAAGCGGGAACTACGGTGCAAGCGGTTGTTAAGACGACGGTGTTTTTAAAGGACCTTCAGGATTTTCAAGCTTTTAATGAAGAGTATGCTAAAGTATTTGCCAGCGAAGCTCCAGCTCGTTCCTGCGTGGAAATAGCGCGGCTGCCGAAAGATGTGCTGGTAGAAATTGAAGCGATTGCTTTTGTGAAGCCATGA
- a CDS encoding cell division protein SepF, whose amino-acid sequence MAASLMEKLTNFLMPLEEEEEIAAAPVRQSKNPPQLTVHEGAARRGEEFSITVVVPRAYENVCSYADLLLQGKGLIVNFSCLTAEEQRSMADFLEGVCAVCEAGSLVVEERLIIYAPQQVEIEKQLFGGYSVPAYGKHA is encoded by the coding sequence GAAAAGCTGACCAATTTTTTAATGCCTTTGGAGGAAGAGGAAGAAATTGCTGCAGCACCTGTGCGGCAAAGCAAAAATCCGCCTCAACTGACCGTGCATGAAGGCGCTGCCAGACGGGGGGAAGAGTTTTCCATCACCGTCGTAGTCCCGCGGGCCTACGAAAATGTCTGTTCCTATGCAGATCTCTTATTGCAGGGTAAAGGCTTAATTGTTAATTTTTCTTGCTTAACCGCTGAGGAACAGCGTTCTATGGCTGATTTTCTGGAAGGCGTCTGCGCTGTATGCGAGGCGGGCTCTCTTGTGGTAGAAGAGCGTCTCATCATTTATGCACCGCAGCAAGTTGAGATTGAAAAGCAGCTTTTTGGCGGATATTCCGTTCCTGCTTATGGCAAACACGCTTAA